TATCCGGGGAATCGCTCGTCGGCTTCTTCGTCTGTAACTGTAGGCGAAATAATCACGTCTTCGCCGGGTCGCCAGTTCACTGGCGTGGCCAAACTGTGCCTGGCTGTCAATTGCAGGGAATCGACTACGCGCAGTATTTCGTCGAAGTTGCGGCCCGTAGATGCGGGGTAGGTGAGCATCAGTTTGATTGTTTTGTCGGGTCCAATTACAAATACCGATCGCACAGTTAGCGTGTTATCTGCATTGGGATGGATCATTTCGTAGAGGTCGGCTACCTGGCGGTCAGGGTCGGCGATCATCGGATAATTTACGGTTGCATTTTGCGTTTCGTTGATGTCGCTAATCCAGCCTTCATGGGATTCGAGGGGATCAACGCTGATGGCTAAAACTTTGACGCCGCGCTTGTCAAATTCGTCTTTGATATTCGCCATGGCGCCCAATTCGGTGGTGCATACCGGCGTAAAGTCGGCGGGATGGGAGAACAGAATGCCCCAGCCATCGCCCAACCATTCGTGAAAATTGATGGTGCCTTCCGTGGTTTCTGCCGTAAAGTCGGGGGCAACATCGCCTAACTGCAATGACATAGTGTAATCCTTTCTATTGGATTGTGGAGGAGATAGAGGCTTCAAAATCCAACTGCGTGGCGATAATATAAGACAAAACGATACTCCGTCAAGTTGTCAAGTCCATCGCGTTGTTGCATGAGGTGGGGCTTTGAAATATATTCGATGAAACGCAGATTGGTTTGATGATCTCAAGGGAGGAATTGTGTCCACGATTCATTTTGACAAACTTTCGATGTACGACCGCGTTGGCGAACCCGTTTCACTCGGTATTCCATTTGCCCAGGGGCGACTCACCGACTCTGGGCAATTTGGTATTTGTAATGATGGAAGAGATATAGCGGTTCAGGCCGATGTTACAGCGCGCTGGGACGATGGGTCGATCAAGTGGCTTATGGCGCATTTTCTGGCTGATCTTCCCGGCAACCTCGCACATGATCTCACTTTTGCCACTGATGGTAGTATTGCTTCGCCTGATCCCGATGAGAGGACTACGGTGACGCAAGGGGGAGGTTTCTATACTATTGATACGGGTGTTCTTTCTGTTGATGTTGGGCTTGGGACAGATCTTTTTAAGGCGATTCGCGTAAATGATATTGAATGGTTTGGTGCAAATGCTTCTTTTGGTATAGCTGGTGCAGAAGGTGGATCGTATTTCGCCAATATCGATACCATTACTGTTCTGGAGTCAGGTCCCGTGCGGAGTCTGGTTGAGTGTGCGGGTGAGCACGTTGGCGATGTGGGGACATTGTTCGATATGCGCGTTCTCATTGAGGCATGGGCGGGAAAACCTTTTCTTCGCCTGGATTATCAGTTTATCAATCGAGAGAAGGTGGCGAGTGTTGATGTGGCAGAGATTGCGCTGAAGTTCGCGGCATTGGGTGCGGGCGATGTGCGATGCGCTACTGGAGAGGGTTATTATCGCACCGATCTTACAGAGGGGGCAAATGCGCGTCTTCTGGATGCTGAGACGATTGTTTTTCAGTCTGTTGAACACGTGCTTGATACGTTTTACGGGGATTTCTGGGCAGACTGGTGCGATGCTGAAAAGGGCGTTTGTATTACGCCTTTTCAAGCGCATCAAAATTTTCCCAAGGGGATTGCAGTTGGCGAAGGTGGCATTGATCTGGATATTTATCCCGCGAGTCAGGATCCCGTCAAGGTTTTGCAGGGTGTGGCCAAGACCCATCGCATGCAATTTTATTTTCACACTTCTGCTATGTCTCTGGACGATGTTATTGTACAATCGCTCCAATTTCAATATCCGGATATCGGTATTTTGCCCGAGTCGTGGTATCGCGAAGCCAATGTTTGGGAGAATCTCTTTCCCACGAATAAAAATTGGGATATTGAAGCCAGTATTATCAATATGGCCGATGGGCGCAATCAGGGGCTTGGGATGATGCACTGGGGCGATGGTCCCGATCACGGGTACACGCAGCAGGGGCGCGGCAAAGGGGAGTTGGTGTGGACCAATAATGAATACGATTTTCCACATGCGATGTTTTTGCTCTATGCGAAGACGGGTGAGCGCCGGTTTAGAGATGCCGCGTGTGTGGCTGCACAACACTGGATTGATGTGGATTTTTGCCATTACAGCGACGATCCACTCAAGATGGGTGGACAACCCATTCACACGGCGGGTCATGTGACGGGTAGTGTAACGCCTTCGCACGAGTGGACCGAGGGGTTGCTGGATTATTATCACATGACCGGTAAACGGGAGGCTCGCGAAAAGGCCATTTCCATTGCGGATAATATGATCCGCCATCTCGAGTCGCCCAAATTTTCTCGCGCTGGGGGTCAGCAAGCCCGCGAGACTGGCTGGGCGATGCGCGGTCTGATTGCTGTGTACATTGAGACGAAAGAAGAAAAATATCTCGATGCGTGTCGCAGAATTGCCGAGCAATTTATTGCGTGGAAAGAAAAATGGGGGGCTTTTCTCGCGCCTTATACCGCGCATACGCTGGTGCGCGTTCCTTTTATGATTTCCATAGCGATCAATGCGTTGCATCGGTATTATACCGCGACGGGAGACGGCCGCATTCCACCACTTATTGTGGCGGAGATGGGCGATTTGCTCGATCACTGTGTGATGCCCGATGGTCGCTTTTTTTACAAGGAATTGCCGAGCCTTCAGCGGCGCGCGGGCGGTCCTCGAGAAATGGAAGCGCTGTGTCATGCTTATGAGCACTCGGGCGATAAACGCTTTTTGGAACAGGCCGAGCGGATGATGAAATCCATGCGTCCAGGTGGTAGTCGCAGTGGCAAGCGCATTGTCAAGGATCTCGTTGGGGATACTGTGCTTTTTGATGGTTCGGGTCCCAAATCGTTTGCTTCTTTTTATGTGCCGTTTATGTCGTCGTACAAGATTTTGTCGGATGAGGATTGCCTGACTTGATTTGAGACTGGCAAATGGTTACTTTTCAAGAGTTGTGTTTGGCTCGAGATTTTTTGGGAGGATGAATGGAATACCGCCAATTGGGACGCTGTGGGCTTAAGGTTTCTGAGATCTGCCTGGGTACGATGACGTTTGGCAATGGCGCGGACAGGGCTGAATCCAGACGGCTGGTCGATCTGGCTGTGGATCGCGGTGTCAATTTTTTTGATACGGCCAATTCTTATGCCAGCGGTTTGTCGGAGGACTATCTGGGCAGGGCACTCAAGGGCCGACGAAGAGATGCTGTTGTTGCGACCAAGTTCTACAATCCCGTGGGGTCAGGTCCCAATGATTCGGGGATGTCGCGTTTTCATATTATGCAGGCGATTGAAGATAGTTTGCAGCGCCTTGGGATGGATTATGTCGATATTTACTATATTCACCATGTTGATCAGCAGACGCCTGTAGAAGAAATGCTTCGCGCCCTGGACGATCTGGTGCATCAGGGCAAGGTGCGATATATTGCCTGTAGTAACTATCAGGCATGGCGTTTGATGGATGCGCTGTGGATTAGCGATCACAATGGTCTGCCGCGCTTTGTGTGCTACCAGCCGCAATACAGCCTTGTTGTGCGGGATATTGAGCAAGAACTCATTCCCGTTTGTCAGGGGAAAGGTCTGGGGGTGGTTGTGTGGAGTCCACTGGCGGGTGGGTTTCTGTCTGGGAAATACAAACCCAGCGAGCGCATCCATGCGGGGTCGCGTTCTGAAGAGGGATGGGGTTATCCCCAAAAGTATTTTGCGGACAGTGCCGACGAGACGTTGGCAGAGTTGTTTAAGGTGGCTGATGAACTCGGGCGCAGTCCTGCACAGGTTGCTTTGCGCTGGGTGCTCGAACAACCCGCTATTACGTCTGCTATTGTTGGTGCGCGCACCCTTGCACATCTCGAAGATAATATTCAATCCGCAGATTTTCGGCTCGAAGGCGAGTGTCTCGAGTGTCTCAACAGCGTCTCGCATTTGCCCGATCGGTATCCAGAGTCTATGGAGAAAGATCGGGATGTGCAGCGGCTCGAGGCTGTGCAGATGCCGGGTTAATATTTAGATAGGTGATAAAAATTCTATGGCTTTTGATGAGATAGACGAAACGGGTCTCCAGCAAGTGAATGATTCCATGAAGATGCTCATGGGGGAGTTGAATAATTTTCAGGATATTGCCCGCTACGTCACACCATTGCCTGG
The sequence above is a segment of the Gemmatimonadota bacterium genome. Coding sequences within it:
- a CDS encoding aldo/keto reductase, translated to MEYRQLGRCGLKVSEICLGTMTFGNGADRAESRRLVDLAVDRGVNFFDTANSYASGLSEDYLGRALKGRRRDAVVATKFYNPVGSGPNDSGMSRFHIMQAIEDSLQRLGMDYVDIYYIHHVDQQTPVEEMLRALDDLVHQGKVRYIACSNYQAWRLMDALWISDHNGLPRFVCYQPQYSLVVRDIEQELIPVCQGKGLGVVVWSPLAGGFLSGKYKPSERIHAGSRSEEGWGYPQKYFADSADETLAELFKVADELGRSPAQVALRWVLEQPAITSAIVGARTLAHLEDNIQSADFRLEGECLECLNSVSHLPDRYPESMEKDRDVQRLEAVQMPG
- a CDS encoding peroxiredoxin, yielding MSLQLGDVAPDFTAETTEGTINFHEWLGDGWGILFSHPADFTPVCTTELGAMANIKDEFDKRGVKVLAISVDPLESHEGWISDINETQNATVNYPMIADPDRQVADLYEMIHPNADNTLTVRSVFVIGPDKTIKLMLTYPASTGRNFDEILRVVDSLQLTARHSLATPVNWRPGEDVIISPTVTDEEADERFPGYTAVKPYLRVIQQPAE